ATTCATTCTCAATCGCTTTTCcccttttttcaatttcacttttcattttccgTTGCTTCTCGTTTCGTAGTGCTGCGAGGTCGCTTGATGAATCGGAACTCGCGCGGAAGATTGTGTACGGTTGGGAAGAAGGTAGGTAATTTGTGGCTACTTTTGGATTTTCagttgatgcaaaaattgatatGGTGGCTAATTAGCGGTGACATGTTTGCGTTTGGTGAATTGAAGCAGCTTCTGTGGAAGTGCATCAGACCTCCAAGCAGTTTATAGGAGCTGTGGTGGACTTGGTTGATGGAGAAATTCCATCTGAGGAGTTCCATGAGGTGGCGCTGGCGGTTTACCGACTTTTCGGCAGACCAATGGAGGAGGGGGTTCTATTGACAGAATCCTTTCTGTAAATAAGTTAGTGTTGGCTTTTCAAGTTTTGACAGTTGTTACAGATTTGAAGCGCTTGAACTTGAATAGTGTGTTTTTTGTGTTTTCACTTGCACTTTGTGACCATGTGTTAGGTTGTATATGTCTTTTTGGATCTAAATAATTTAATGAGTCTTGATAAATATCATTTAGAGGACTTGAACACATTGTTGTGGGGAAGTTCTATAAATTTGTATTGCTATGTGCATATTGCAAAATGCAGAGGCCATATATAATATGGTTTAATTATTTGGTTGATTATTGTCAGTGTTTTGAATGTTGGAGAGATTGAAGTATTGTTCAAAATACTAAACACTCGTGTGTGTGTAGCATTGGTACGCAGGTTAGAATTGCAAAAACTTAATTGTTGATGCCAAGTTGAGGCAAGCTGCTTATCTAGAACAGAGACTTTTAGATTTGCAGCCTGGCGATAAAAACTCTGCCTTTTCTTCGGAAAGAAATATCTGCTTATCTCGTTTCTTGGTTGATGTAtccttagggcccgtttggtgatcaggacaggataggataggacaggataataatcatatcttgTTGTTATCTATTGTTTGTTGTGCCAGgaggatatgataacactatcctgtctcctatcctatcctgtcaatcatgtgtaaaagttatcctgagggggagttaggatagagcaggataggatatcagttatatattttctttcagtatcctaactttaaattaatttattttaatattatataatttataatttataataatatcaattaataaatataaaaatattaatttaactaaaataaaaaataaataaaattattattcattaatagtaaaatagactactcacttacaaatattgatttattaataataatagactaatttaatattttcatctcctattatttaaaaattatttatctacttatataataatttaaatataaaatatttttgaaataataatatttttaatttagttaatttttattgtttatcatgtgtcacaactaagtgaaaaacattgattacaaacattaattttttaatagtaatagattaattttttattttcatctcctattatttaaaactacttatctacttatattataatttataattcaaatataaattacatttgaaataataatattcttaatttagttaacttttattgttaattatcacgtgtcacaactaagtgaaaaccaatcggttaacagcataattttatttaaaatatagggtatcttcaaaacaataaaataggctaattaataaaatttaaattaattttgtttattataaaatatagactcattcatgaaaatgtaaagaaattaaatttaatagaatgatcaattttaaatgtattttttattcaaatttaaatctgatacatttttccttatcatatcttgttcttatcatgtgcacctcaaacacatgatatgataagagtctatcctgctcttatcatattCTGTTAATATCCTggtcacatatcatatcctaccatatcctatcctgaccaccaaacgggccctaataATGGAGGAGATATGATAGATTTTAAATATACAGTTTATATAtcatctcaaaaaaaaaatgcatgtgtgtcacaatatgataaaaatataagagataGTTTGAAAATGAATTTTTGTAAGAGAGAAAATGATTGAACCTCTGAAAAACatatttgaaaatgaaatgcgTAACTGACAAGGAAACAAAGAAATAGTTTGTAAAGGGATATACACTGTCTGTGTAAACAGATTTTACACGGTtattcaattgaattccgccataTCATAAAATGtatctttgttttaattaaaatttaaaataaaaatcattatttctcctatgtggcatgttTTGATTagttgtcagtgtaaaactattttacacatGGTCTATACACATGGTCTATAAACTATTTTACGGcgacagtgcatatccattaaactctaaatataaaaataaaaattctttAAGTTTCTAGTttatatgaaagagaaaaagagtTTGAAGGTAACTTTTAAACATTTTTGATAGGATGACTAACTAAACATTTTTTATAACGAACTAACTAAACATAAATAGTATTGGTTAGATTTTAACTATGTAAAAGATAAGCACATGTGTCACAATATGACAAAAAATCTGATTTTGTAAGAGAAAAATGATTAAACtcctaaaaaaattgaaaaacaaactCGTAACTAACGGATCCCGTAACTAACAAGCAATATACCAAAtagtttttgttttgaaaataattcTATGAAAATAGATTTTATATCCTTAATTTAACAAAATCTTTTTTCAAGATTAAGTATATCCGGCCATTATCCAAATGAATGTAGATTGAGTTttataatctatctatatatatatgtaaagctcacttgagctataagtattaaatgcattaaataatgaagttaaacaaatttttattcaactttttttttaatttttaattagtaattgttaaacttttcaatttctcatattttaaataaaatattgatattatttaaattttaattattaatgagggaaatttttaagtaataataataattgaaattgactaactttacactaatagtgtaagacccaagttttaagcttatgctaagtgaataaacttcctattcacgattagggttgatgtatcgtgaaaggaaaacctgaacaagagtttactaaatggaataaattatgaaggagggagttcaggaaaagtcaaaggattgtatcgaagtcgatttaagttatagcacgaataatattcgctttaaaacctaggacaagaaccttagaaaatcaaactatgttccacccttggaacactgtaggaatttagtcaaaaaatcttcagagaaatgttagaacttctctttttccatatataacaatcgtttcgaggcgaaactctaggatctacgaacgtccgattccaatcatcggaagtttgccgaaaccgaatcactgatagttcagaaaccctaaaatcaacgaacgatgaagactttttctattcggagcatcaaataaagatttcatccgcgttcgcccactctaatcgacgttccagatctttcttcagaaggaagtttctgcatccgaggtcaaaatcataaagtgcattttaagccggtacacattaaaaacaagcctcgaaaaccaaaaatcatactgatatttctttggagaattagaagattcaacgggaagaatatcgtgtctaataTACGtttgaatcagtaggaaaaatcggaatcgcgaaattctcatttttccgcattttccatttcctatatatagtatatgaaagaaaaaagaaaaaaacaacaaaaaaatcacaacacacacacggccgtagcttcaagaggaggaaaaggaagaaaagtgatttttccaattcttgaccgatcgtcgttccgttcgttgctacgcgtaggcctcgaggtactgatgcttttccttacctctgatcgctttttccatagcttttctgtagagttttctgagcggatagtttatgggtttttgcaaaactatcctgaatctttcatttctgattctaaacctcttctatatgtgcccaagatcacttctgccggattagattttccgttatgtcgccggaattccgccggaatcaattttagccttaaatacccatttttggagtttttgaggtaaagcttcaacctttaggctaaaaactatcgccttagcttagtgttagtaggattagttgtcataaacgtcgttggtgacgtccctgcaaaattttatttttggggtttcagttttgaaaatcctaagttaaaaatcatgaccaaaatacccctgcgacagtttttgatccgataatttttccgagttcagaatacccttagttacggcttatgaaagcataggaaccaagtttgatcgaagaaaaatcgagcctcacaattgtgaaaagtggccgagccctatagaggaggagggggaaaattccttttccgaaaacttgtcctttcgcgctagattatcgtaccttagagtatagattacttcgagtaaccttagtaagtatcgataacttagttttcgatagattctgatagtatttctgtggttttgctctaaaggtgattttgaggaattcccagaggagcaagcctttgattgtgaacaagtgttaggagatcgtcctggagaatctacaggtgagggcttctcactgaatctctagttaatgcttagagtcgatgtttcgacattgtttactgtttatgcactggaattgtgtgtgattggaaaacgttttctgaggcttcggctgacaatgtagatgatgcatctactgtatgtttttgatgagtgaatgacatgctaagtgctaattgggtaatttaggatgtgtggtgcatgccttatatgctaggtgctatgtggttattgcttaagatattgacatatgacatgttgattgattatgatgagttaattctgcttttgcactataatctgagtttttgaacggtgagaaaagcgggcaggtcatgccgattttattttgagagttttgagaaagcttgaaaggacgaatgagattcgggccttgttgtggtgttgtatggatcgagacattctctggagtcatttggggattaggagatcccgagaacttataggattcgcgataagactaaaaggataattattttgtaaagaaaactcataagacattaaacaacctctaaatctttaagtaatggtaataatctcggaaggaagctttggatgcaaatcatagttttggaaaacgagaagtgtcgtcggatcccagcattgagaaagttgaggggcttcgagtatgtagttgttgttgtgctgttggagcagctattgtggttgtgctgttggagcagctatgttgttgggcgtatcttcgactttgcggcgcgaatccgtatgtccaaacccgacgggttgggccgattcggcaataattgttgacacgcgcgaatccgtatattcaatccgatggattggatcgattcggcggtagtcactcaggcacgcgtgagtccgtatgttcaatcagagggattggatcgattcagcgattgccattttacctcgcgtgaatccgtatgttcaatccgagggattggatcgattcagcgacaacttgttgacacgcgcgaatccgtatattcaatccgatggattggatcgattcggcggtagtcactcaggcacacatgagtccgtatgttcaatcagagggattggatcgattcagcgattgccattttaactcgcgtgaatccgtatgttcaatccgagggattggatcgattcagcgataacctttcgactcgcgcggatccgtatgttcaatccgatggattggatcgattcggcgatagtcattggacacgcgcaatgtccgtatgttcgactcttttgagtgaaccgacttggcgttgtcatttgttgcgtgtgcgagtccgtatgttcaacccaaggggttggatcgactcgacatgcctaattgtgggagttgcgtgtgcg
This is a stretch of genomic DNA from Lotus japonicus ecotype B-129 chromosome 1, LjGifu_v1.2. It encodes these proteins:
- the LOC130731826 gene encoding DExH-box ATP-dependent RNA helicase DExH14-like isoform X2, which encodes MLLQIPRFSNSLRDPFDVDQAYLHRKTILHNRKPPRNAARSLDESELARKIVYGWEEASVEVHQTSKQFIGAVVDLVDGEIPSEEFHEVALAVYRLFGRPMEEGVLLTESFL
- the LOC130731826 gene encoding DExH-box ATP-dependent RNA helicase DExH14-like isoform X1, which translates into the protein MLLQIPRFSNSLRDPFDVDQAYLHRKTILHNRKPPRNAARSLDESELARKIVYGWEEAASVEVHQTSKQFIGAVVDLVDGEIPSEEFHEVALAVYRLFGRPMEEGVLLTESFL